From the genome of Scytonema hofmannii PCC 7110, one region includes:
- a CDS encoding serine/threonine-protein kinase, which yields MLQEINPGTLINNRYQIQQVLGQGGFGRTYLAFDIQRFGESCVLKEFVPENTKEDLVRKSRELFEREAKILYQINHPQIPKFLAWLTEEDRLFIVQEYIQGKTYSELLYERLSQQKGPFSEAEVIQWLQDLLPVLTYIHLQNIIHRDISLDNVMFSNRQSKPVLIDFGVVKEKVTEIFSITEQNASPFAQGSIVGKVGYSPPEQIYMGQCYPCSDIYALGVSALVLLTGKTPNVLIDYLTLKWQWRSHISISEPLGKILDKMLAEQPAQRYQSAHEVFSALQSTALGYTISNEATQTVGIPPTLNLKKETSKITPINPEFLELCRQELTRSVGPFANLLIEETLTQFPNMTPSQLVEALMAEIPHQQRAEEFKKRMKLG from the coding sequence ATGTTACAAGAAATTAACCCAGGAACTTTAATCAACAATCGCTACCAAATTCAGCAAGTTTTAGGACAGGGAGGCTTTGGGAGAACTTACCTAGCATTCGACATTCAGCGTTTTGGTGAATCCTGTGTTCTTAAAGAATTTGTCCCAGAAAACACAAAAGAAGACTTAGTGCGTAAATCCCGCGAGTTATTTGAGCGGGAAGCTAAAATTTTGTACCAAATTAACCATCCCCAAATTCCCAAGTTTCTGGCTTGGTTAACTGAGGAAGATCGGTTATTTATTGTGCAGGAGTACATTCAAGGTAAAACCTACTCCGAACTCTTGTATGAGCGTCTTTCTCAGCAAAAAGGACCATTTTCTGAAGCTGAGGTTATTCAGTGGCTGCAGGATTTATTGCCAGTGCTGACATATATCCACCTGCAAAATATTATTCATCGAGACATTTCACTGGATAATGTTATGTTCTCTAACAGACAATCTAAACCTGTACTGATTGATTTTGGAGTGGTTAAAGAAAAAGTCACGGAAATTTTTTCGATAACCGAGCAAAACGCTTCTCCCTTTGCCCAAGGTTCAATAGTGGGGAAAGTTGGTTATTCTCCACCAGAGCAGATTTATATGGGACAATGCTATCCTTGCAGCGATATTTATGCGCTAGGAGTGAGTGCGCTTGTTCTTCTGACAGGAAAAACGCCAAATGTATTAATTGATTATCTCACACTGAAGTGGCAATGGCGCTCCCATATCAGTATCAGCGAGCCATTAGGTAAGATACTGGACAAAATGCTAGCAGAGCAACCAGCACAACGATATCAGTCAGCTCATGAAGTGTTTTCTGCGCTCCAATCAACTGCATTGGGATATACCATTAGCAATGAAGCTACCCAAACTGTAGGAATTCCTCCGACGCTAAATTTGAAAAAAGAAACTTCTAAAATAACTCCTATTAATCCAGAGTTTTTAGAACTTTGCCGTCAAGAACTTACCCGTTCTGTAGGACCATTTGCTAATCTTCTTATTGAAGAAACTTTGACCCAATTCCCTAACATGACACCCAGCCAGCTTGTAGAAGCTTTGATGGCAGAAATCCCTCATCAACAAAGAGCAGAAGAATTTAAAAAGCGCATGAAACTAGGATAA
- the ilvC gene encoding ketol-acid reductoisomerase translates to MARMYYDEDANLDLLAGKTIAIIGYGSQGHAHALNLKDSGLNVIVGLYPGSKSVAKAEAAGLTVKNVADAAKASDLIMILLPDEVQKTIYKDEIEPHLEEGNVLLFAHGFNIHFGQVVPPPTVDVVMVAPKGPGHLVRRTYEQGQGVPALFAVYQNASGQARDRAMAYAKGIGGTRAGILETTFREETETDLFGEQTVLCGGLSALIKAGFETLVEAGYQPELAYFECLHEVKLIVDLIVEGGLAKMRDSISNTAEYGDFTRGPRIVNDQTKAEMRRILKEIQSGQFAREFVLENQAGKPGFTSMRRQEAEHPIEAVGKDLRAMFSWMKKD, encoded by the coding sequence ATGGCCCGGATGTACTACGACGAAGATGCGAATTTAGACCTTTTGGCGGGAAAAACTATCGCTATTATTGGCTATGGTTCCCAAGGTCATGCCCACGCCCTCAATCTCAAAGATAGCGGTCTGAATGTAATTGTTGGACTATATCCGGGCAGTAAGTCAGTGGCAAAAGCTGAAGCTGCTGGATTGACCGTTAAGAATGTTGCCGACGCGGCTAAAGCTTCTGACTTAATTATGATTTTGCTGCCAGATGAGGTGCAGAAAACTATTTACAAAGATGAGATTGAACCTCATTTGGAAGAAGGAAACGTTTTATTATTTGCTCACGGCTTTAATATTCACTTTGGTCAAGTTGTACCACCTCCCACTGTGGATGTGGTGATGGTTGCACCCAAAGGACCGGGACATTTGGTACGGCGAACCTACGAACAGGGACAAGGCGTACCTGCTTTGTTTGCGGTCTATCAAAATGCTAGCGGTCAAGCACGCGATCGCGCAATGGCATATGCTAAAGGTATTGGCGGTACTCGTGCGGGAATTCTGGAAACGACTTTCCGCGAAGAAACAGAAACGGATTTGTTTGGCGAACAAACTGTCCTGTGCGGTGGTTTAAGCGCCCTCATCAAAGCTGGTTTTGAAACTTTAGTGGAAGCAGGATATCAGCCAGAATTGGCTTACTTTGAATGTCTCCATGAAGTCAAATTGATTGTTGACTTAATTGTAGAAGGCGGCTTAGCTAAAATGCGCGATAGCATTTCAAACACTGCTGAATATGGAGACTTCACTCGCGGACCTCGGATTGTGAACGACCAAACCAAAGCAGAAATGCGCCGCATTCTCAAAGAAATTCAATCCGGTCAATTTGCACGAGAATTCGTTTTAGAAAACCAAGCAGGTAAACCGGGTTTTACCTCCATGCGCCGTCAAGAAGCCGAACACCCCATTGAGGCTGTTGGCAAAGATTTACGTGCCATGTTTAGTTGGATGAAAAAAGATTGA
- a CDS encoding SagB/ThcOx family dehydrogenase yields MPELRQSIAQHYHERTKYDPQTIASKNKGLDWSKQPVPFKEYKIGSVFDLKPYIQEKPEAFAGNPESQWWQRLARLLFCSYGLTARMPSMGSGVYLRAAPSAGGLYPAEMYLVSRGTPLLPPGLYNYQCRTHSLMHYWESDVWQKLQEACFWHPALEATQLAIVVTAIFHRSAWRYEDRAYRRIFLDTGHLLGNIELAGAITDYRPHPIGGFIDEQMNELLYIDPLQEGAIAVLPLADLLDIKQNLSTGRTTLPSATETNFPHIPDGELLKYFHRATEIKPGTTGKLNLPTVKQEKSLEDKYNFSFCEKIPTASQPIDWGEKLEGLEVTILKRRSTRAYSGEELTFEELNALLDFTYQPENYIYQGFDSSTDYFDLNLIETFITVSGVKGLETGCYYYAPKAQELRQIRFKNFRRELHFLCLGQELGRDAAAIVFHTADLKSAVAQYGDRVYRYLHMDAGHLGQRLNLAAIRLGLGVSGIGGFFDDRVNEVLGIPSDEAVLYMTTLGRPR; encoded by the coding sequence ATGCCGGAATTACGCCAATCCATTGCTCAGCACTACCACGAACGGACTAAGTATGACCCTCAGACCATTGCCTCTAAAAATAAGGGGTTGGATTGGTCTAAGCAACCAGTACCATTTAAAGAGTACAAAATTGGCTCTGTTTTTGACCTCAAGCCTTACATCCAAGAAAAGCCAGAAGCATTTGCTGGTAACCCAGAAAGTCAGTGGTGGCAGAGGCTGGCGCGGTTGCTATTTTGCAGTTACGGGTTAACGGCAAGAATGCCTTCTATGGGAAGTGGGGTGTATCTTCGTGCTGCACCTAGCGCCGGTGGCTTGTATCCTGCGGAGATGTACTTAGTGTCTCGTGGAACACCGTTGTTGCCGCCCGGTCTGTATAATTACCAATGCCGCACTCATTCCTTAATGCATTATTGGGAAAGTGATGTTTGGCAAAAGTTGCAGGAAGCCTGTTTTTGGCACCCTGCTTTGGAAGCAACTCAACTGGCGATTGTCGTCACTGCCATTTTCCATCGTTCGGCATGGCGCTATGAAGACAGGGCTTACCGACGGATTTTTTTGGATACAGGGCATCTCCTGGGGAATATCGAGTTAGCTGGCGCTATTACTGATTATCGCCCCCACCCAATCGGTGGTTTTATTGACGAACAAATGAACGAACTGCTTTATATCGATCCGCTACAGGAAGGTGCGATCGCAGTTCTTCCCCTAGCAGATTTACTGGATATCAAACAGAACTTATCCACAGGGCGCACGACTTTACCTTCCGCGACAGAGACGAATTTTCCTCACATTCCTGATGGAGAACTGCTGAAATATTTTCATCGCGCAACAGAAATTAAACCGGGTACAACTGGTAAGCTCAATTTACCTACAGTCAAGCAAGAAAAGTCTTTAGAAGACAAATACAACTTTTCTTTTTGCGAAAAAATTCCCACTGCAAGCCAACCGATTGATTGGGGAGAAAAACTAGAGGGGTTAGAAGTTACTATTCTTAAGAGACGATCGACCCGCGCCTACAGTGGTGAGGAGTTAACTTTTGAGGAACTGAACGCTTTACTTGATTTTACTTATCAACCTGAAAATTACATTTACCAAGGTTTTGATAGTTCAACCGATTACTTTGACCTAAATTTAATAGAAACATTTATTACTGTATCCGGGGTCAAAGGGCTAGAAACAGGCTGTTACTATTACGCACCTAAAGCACAAGAATTACGACAAATTCGCTTTAAAAACTTCAGAAGAGAACTCCACTTTCTCTGCTTGGGACAAGAGTTGGGGCGAGATGCAGCAGCTATTGTTTTTCATACAGCCGATTTAAAATCAGCAGTTGCTCAGTATGGCGATCGCGTTTATCGATACTTACACATGGATGCCGGTCATTTAGGTCAAAGATTGAATTTAGCAGCAATTCGCCTTGGTTTAGGCGTAAGCGGTATAGGTGGCTTTTTTGACGATCGAGTCAATGAAGTCTTAGGTATTCCTAGTGATGAAGCAGTTTTATATATGACAACATTAGGAAGACCAAGGTAA
- a CDS encoding pentapeptide repeat-containing protein → MAVLNFSEQRLEGRNFNGRDLNGSTFFKAELYGVQFVKTLLSGTNFEEAKLFNVNASDAIFSPNSSFRKPVNFFKATLENVNLSGARLQQANLSMIEAKVINLSKANLTNANLREANLSGEQSERANLRGVNLTGADLYKAKLKAADLTGATLVNAKLEETELESALLVNVNATGADFREVKLTDFTVQNSIFDRANLSGVSFSDVESPDPNQPANVRFRGADLSNFTLDDVILPGSDFSPHIDANGNVTVTNLTGAKLADSNLRGSNFTNANLRNADLSKTDFTNAIFVGADLTGAIAVDAIGLVLGTSSQDNLTGTSAKDNFFGDDGDDNFNSQGGNDYLDGGDGNDTLTGGSGNDIFFGGAGNDIFNGGTGRDTILYRSGDGQDRVNGFTTGTGGDVLSFSDIDAIDVRIVNGSSQFRVGDGTAGNAGFGTGDLLLTLVNTSFTRAHVSTNIDSVNRPVFQFS, encoded by the coding sequence ATGGCAGTTTTAAACTTTAGCGAACAAAGATTGGAAGGAAGAAATTTCAACGGTCGAGACCTCAATGGCTCAACATTTTTCAAAGCCGAGTTGTACGGTGTTCAATTTGTTAAGACGTTATTAAGCGGCACTAATTTTGAAGAAGCAAAGCTGTTCAATGTGAATGCATCGGATGCCATCTTTAGTCCTAACAGTAGCTTTCGTAAACCTGTTAATTTCTTCAAGGCAACATTAGAAAATGTCAATCTCAGTGGAGCTAGACTACAACAAGCCAATCTGTCAATGATTGAGGCGAAAGTCATTAACCTGTCTAAAGCCAACCTGACCAATGCTAACCTGCGAGAAGCAAATCTCAGTGGCGAACAATCCGAACGAGCAAATCTGAGAGGGGTAAACCTGACAGGAGCCGATCTCTACAAGGCGAAGCTAAAAGCTGCTGACTTAACGGGTGCCACGCTAGTGAATGCTAAGTTGGAAGAGACCGAGCTGGAGTCCGCGCTTCTAGTCAATGTCAATGCCACGGGTGCTGATTTCCGAGAGGTAAAACTCACAGACTTTACCGTGCAAAACTCTATCTTTGACCGAGCTAATCTCAGTGGTGTATCTTTCAGTGACGTAGAATCACCAGATCCAAATCAACCAGCTAATGTCAGGTTTCGTGGCGCTGATTTAAGCAACTTTACATTAGATGATGTTATTTTGCCCGGTTCTGATTTTAGTCCTCATATAGATGCCAATGGCAATGTGACAGTTACAAACCTGACTGGAGCCAAACTGGCTGACAGCAATTTAAGAGGATCGAATTTCACCAATGCCAACTTGAGAAATGCTGACCTGTCTAAAACCGACTTCACAAATGCTATCTTCGTCGGAGCTGATCTCACGGGTGCGATCGCAGTTGATGCTATTGGTCTAGTACTTGGGACTTCCAGTCAGGATAACCTAACTGGAACAAGCGCCAAAGATAACTTTTTCGGCGATGATGGTGACGACAACTTCAACAGTCAGGGAGGGAATGATTATCTTGACGGAGGTGACGGCAATGATACTTTAACAGGTGGTAGCGGAAATGACATTTTCTTTGGTGGTGCTGGCAATGACATATTCAATGGTGGGACTGGTCGCGATACAATTCTCTACAGGAGTGGCGATGGCCAAGACCGGGTTAATGGATTTACAACAGGAACAGGGGGAGATGTCCTATCCTTCAGTGATATTGACGCAATTGATGTGCGTATAGTCAACGGTAGTAGCCAGTTCCGAGTTGGAGATGGCACTGCTGGAAACGCAGGCTTTGGCACAGGTGATTTGTTACTCACCCTTGTTAACACCTCCTTTACCAGAGCACATGTCAGCACCAACATCGATTCAGTCAACAGGCCTGTCTTCCAATTCTCTTAA
- a CDS encoding aldo/keto reductase — METKQLGKTGLSVSAIGLGTMPMSLSSRPPESESIEVIHRALDLGITFIDTADSYCKDESDKHHSEGLIHQALQTYKGDKPDRVTIATKGGLMRPNGNWTRNGEPKHLQETIRISFEALGGQKPIDVWQYHAPDPNYTIEESLAPAKKAVDAGMIRFVGVSNFSVEQIKRARDIVDIVSVQNQYNPWYRQPEFDGVLEYCEKESLTFLPWSPFGGSRRHQGLADFPTIAKIAKEKGVSVYCIVLAWLRSKSPCILPIPGASKVSSIEDSVRAVDVKLSEDEVQRIDRETAS; from the coding sequence ATGGAAACAAAACAGCTAGGAAAAACAGGTTTATCGGTCAGTGCGATTGGTTTGGGGACTATGCCAATGTCACTCAGTAGTCGTCCTCCTGAGTCAGAATCTATAGAAGTTATCCATCGCGCCTTGGATTTAGGTATTACATTCATTGATACGGCTGACTCCTACTGTAAAGACGAATCAGACAAGCACCACAGCGAAGGATTGATTCACCAAGCATTGCAAACTTATAAAGGCGATAAGCCGGATCGCGTTACGATCGCAACCAAAGGCGGTTTGATGCGTCCCAACGGTAACTGGACTCGCAACGGGGAACCCAAGCACTTACAGGAAACCATCCGTATCAGCTTTGAGGCATTGGGAGGACAAAAACCCATTGATGTTTGGCAATATCACGCTCCCGATCCAAATTACACCATTGAGGAATCTCTTGCACCAGCAAAAAAAGCAGTGGATGCGGGTATGATTCGGTTTGTAGGAGTTTCCAACTTTTCTGTTGAACAAATCAAGCGGGCGCGGGATATAGTCGATATTGTCTCCGTGCAAAACCAGTACAATCCTTGGTACCGTCAACCAGAGTTTGACGGAGTGTTAGAGTATTGCGAAAAAGAAAGCTTGACATTTTTACCTTGGAGTCCCTTTGGTGGTAGCCGCCGTCACCAGGGATTGGCTGATTTTCCTACAATTGCCAAAATAGCAAAAGAAAAAGGTGTATCGGTTTACTGTATTGTTTTAGCTTGGTTGCGTTCCAAGTCACCTTGTATTTTACCAATTCCCGGTGCTAGCAAAGTTTCCAGCATTGAAGATTCAGTTCGTGCTGTTGACGTAAAATTATCTGAAGATGAAGTTCAAAGAATCGATCGAGAAACGGCATCATAA
- a CDS encoding surface-adhesin E family protein, whose protein sequence is MKSFFYKGILAVTAIITLNSPFPAQANEDKLWIPINNRTDGSTYLDVNSITHTGNTKTFWLYVTVNKPSPQGWSKILAQGVTNCSTKYTTYRQAKVYDSQDKLVKSVPLGAIKQLNIEAIATPDASTGDVAALVCSLNLEY, encoded by the coding sequence ATGAAAAGCTTTTTTTACAAAGGCATCTTAGCAGTCACTGCTATCATTACCCTGAACAGCCCTTTTCCAGCCCAAGCGAATGAAGATAAGCTTTGGATACCTATTAACAATAGAACAGATGGGTCTACTTATTTAGACGTGAACAGTATTACCCATACAGGTAATACAAAAACCTTTTGGCTATACGTAACTGTCAATAAACCAAGTCCCCAGGGATGGTCTAAGATATTAGCCCAGGGAGTTACTAATTGCAGTACCAAATATACTACATACAGACAAGCAAAAGTTTACGACAGCCAAGATAAATTAGTAAAATCTGTTCCACTTGGAGCGATCAAACAACTTAACATAGAAGCTATTGCTACTCCAGACGCTTCAACAGGGGATGTTGCTGCTTTGGTTTGTAGTCTAAACTTAGAATACTAA
- a CDS encoding bestrophin family protein — protein MKKRQWLKLALQIKGSVIPSIYHRVIFIGAFAIFISVLYHFKIPVSQPTFGSVIPSVVLGLLLVFRTNTAYDRFWEGRRLWGIIVNDSRNLSWLIWVTINNIEREDRAKKIAAMRLVAAFSVATKLHLRSELVNSELEELMPRSQYLRLKSIKHTPLEIAIWIGDYLQQQYQHKCVDSVQVTAMQATLKSMIDCVGGCERILKTPLPLAYSIHIKQLLLIYCLLLPFHLVQDLGLFTSPVVALVSFTVFGVEEIGLEIENPFGHDPNDLPLDAICTTIRSNIEELIAENSDIQ, from the coding sequence ATGAAGAAAAGACAATGGCTTAAATTAGCTTTACAGATTAAAGGCTCTGTTATCCCATCAATTTATCATCGAGTGATTTTCATTGGTGCGTTTGCTATTTTTATTTCTGTACTTTACCACTTTAAAATTCCTGTATCCCAACCTACTTTCGGATCTGTTATTCCCAGTGTAGTGTTAGGCTTATTACTAGTTTTCCGAACTAATACCGCTTACGATCGATTTTGGGAAGGTCGTAGGTTGTGGGGGATTATAGTCAATGACTCCCGTAATCTGTCTTGGCTAATTTGGGTAACAATTAACAACATTGAACGAGAAGATAGAGCTAAGAAAATTGCAGCAATGAGACTAGTAGCTGCTTTTTCCGTAGCAACTAAATTACATCTAAGATCGGAACTTGTAAATAGTGAATTAGAAGAATTGATGCCTAGATCTCAGTATTTACGTTTAAAAAGCATCAAACATACACCGTTAGAAATTGCTATTTGGATAGGAGATTATCTTCAACAGCAATATCAACATAAGTGTGTAGATTCCGTGCAAGTGACTGCTATGCAAGCCACACTGAAGAGTATGATCGATTGTGTAGGAGGTTGTGAGCGCATTTTGAAGACGCCTCTACCTCTAGCTTATAGCATTCACATCAAGCAATTGTTATTAATTTACTGTCTGTTATTGCCTTTTCATCTAGTTCAAGATCTGGGTTTGTTTACAAGTCCAGTAGTTGCTTTAGTTAGTTTTACCGTATTTGGCGTTGAAGAAATTGGTCTGGAAATAGAAAACCCTTTTGGTCACGATCCCAACGACTTACCCTTAGATGCTATTTGTACCACAATCCGAAGCAATATTGAAGAATTGATCGCTGAGAATTCCGACATTCAATGA
- a CDS encoding DUF4349 domain-containing protein, whose amino-acid sequence MRLYRQNPPAWVSGLKGCHLGTSKSKKSPKISLEAAVSAKATQPAFGSQVQEAWNNSTHSLGEFTVGLLKLGIWLLVYSPYLLVLVAAGYGLTRWRRNSQRLVQTPDSSGLDRT is encoded by the coding sequence TTGCGGCTATACAGGCAAAACCCACCTGCGTGGGTTTCGGGCTTAAAAGGATGCCACTTAGGGACTTCCAAATCAAAAAAATCTCCCAAAATTTCTTTAGAAGCAGCAGTTTCCGCCAAGGCAACGCAACCGGCTTTTGGTTCGCAAGTACAAGAAGCTTGGAATAATTCTACTCACTCTTTGGGAGAATTCACTGTTGGTTTGCTGAAGTTGGGTATTTGGTTGCTGGTCTACAGCCCCTATTTGTTGGTTCTGGTAGCTGCTGGCTATGGTTTGACTCGGTGGAGGCGTAATTCTCAACGTTTGGTACAAACACCCGACTCTTCTGGGCTGGATCGAACATAA
- a CDS encoding glycosyltransferase family 4 protein codes for MRILFLHPNFPAQFRHVAAALAQDKRHQVVFGTTRREGSIPGVHKVIYTSKREARPETHHYVRPLENAVLQGQAVYRMAEQLSSRGFVPDVVYGHSGWGPTLLIKDIFPKAQLLCYFEWFYHAHGTDADFDPNEPLNADDEARIRLKNAPILMDLYSCDRGLSPTNWQRQQFPPEYHSKITVCHDGIDTKFFCPKPGAKLVLPRINLDLSHAKELVTYVARGMEPYRGFPQFMEAVALLQERRPQCHVAIVGENRVAYGKALPEGKTYKEAMLEKYDLDLNRIHFTGWLPYSEYLQVLQASSVHVYLTRPFVLSWSMLEVLSAGCLLVASNTSPVTEIIRDGVNGLLVNFFSPQEICDRVEEALQHPEKMAAIRDRARQTILEHYDLSHLLPQHLRWIQQQEENNNRKQVVHYLHQVNPGNIETRHDTSLQVFVS; via the coding sequence ATGCGAATTTTATTCCTGCACCCCAATTTCCCAGCCCAATTTCGTCACGTTGCTGCGGCTTTAGCTCAAGACAAACGACACCAAGTGGTTTTTGGCACCACCCGTCGCGAGGGTAGTATCCCTGGTGTTCATAAGGTCATCTATACCTCAAAACGAGAGGCGCGACCAGAAACCCATCACTATGTCAGACCTTTAGAAAATGCTGTGCTTCAGGGTCAGGCTGTTTATCGCATGGCGGAACAACTTTCTTCTCGTGGGTTTGTTCCGGATGTTGTCTACGGTCATTCCGGTTGGGGTCCAACTCTGTTAATTAAAGATATTTTCCCAAAAGCGCAATTACTTTGTTATTTTGAATGGTTTTACCACGCTCATGGCACCGATGCCGATTTTGACCCCAATGAACCCCTGAATGCTGACGATGAAGCCAGAATTCGGCTGAAAAATGCGCCCATCTTAATGGATTTATACAGTTGCGATCGCGGTCTTTCTCCCACCAATTGGCAAAGGCAACAATTTCCTCCAGAATATCACAGTAAAATTACTGTGTGTCATGATGGCATTGATACCAAATTTTTTTGTCCCAAGCCAGGAGCCAAATTGGTATTACCACGCATCAATTTAGACCTGTCGCACGCAAAAGAACTGGTGACTTATGTAGCAAGGGGCATGGAACCTTATCGAGGTTTTCCGCAGTTTATGGAGGCGGTTGCCTTACTTCAAGAGCGGCGACCCCAGTGTCATGTGGCGATTGTGGGAGAAAACCGGGTAGCCTACGGTAAAGCATTGCCAGAGGGTAAAACTTACAAAGAGGCGATGCTGGAAAAATATGACCTCGACCTCAACAGAATTCATTTTACAGGTTGGTTGCCTTACTCTGAATACCTGCAAGTTCTTCAAGCATCCTCTGTACACGTTTATCTCACTCGTCCCTTTGTTCTGTCTTGGTCAATGTTGGAGGTTTTATCCGCCGGGTGCTTGCTAGTAGCTTCCAACACTTCCCCTGTTACCGAGATCATCCGAGATGGTGTCAACGGTTTGTTGGTAAATTTCTTTTCACCACAAGAAATATGCGATCGCGTAGAAGAAGCACTCCAGCATCCAGAAAAAATGGCTGCCATTCGCGATCGAGCAAGGCAAACAATTCTAGAGCACTATGACTTGTCGCATTTGTTACCTCAACACCTACGATGGATACAGCAACAAGAAGAGAACAACAACCGCAAACAAGTAGTGCATTACCTACATCAAGTAAATCCAGGGAACATAGAGACGCGCCATGACACGTCTTTACAAGTTTTTGTCAGTTAA
- a CDS encoding class I SAM-dependent methyltransferase: MLQNQWDTSLYEGKHAFVWHYGEELLQLLSAQPEERILDVGCGTGQLAAKIADAGAIVMGIDTDVMMIEKARQNYPQLKFLVADARDFQVNEPFDAVFSNAALHWIPEANAVIRCIYQALKPGGRFVAEFGGKGNIQAIAEALYDVARENGLRSPEQLNPWYFPSIGEYATSLEQHGFEVRYAVLFDRPTPLEDGDTGLANWIRMFGDRFLSGLSLEQQTHVIHAVEQRLKPVLYQNGIWKADYRRIRAIAIKNDVSI; this comes from the coding sequence GTGCTTCAGAATCAATGGGATACATCCCTGTATGAGGGAAAACATGCTTTTGTGTGGCATTACGGTGAAGAATTGTTGCAATTATTATCCGCACAACCTGAAGAGCGCATTTTGGATGTTGGTTGTGGTACCGGACAGCTTGCGGCAAAAATCGCAGATGCAGGGGCTATTGTGATGGGGATTGATACCGATGTGATGATGATTGAAAAAGCAAGGCAAAACTATCCTCAGTTGAAATTTTTAGTCGCTGATGCGCGAGATTTTCAAGTCAATGAACCATTTGATGCTGTTTTCTCTAATGCAGCACTGCACTGGATTCCAGAAGCAAACGCAGTGATTCGCTGTATTTATCAAGCCCTGAAACCTGGGGGTCGTTTTGTGGCAGAGTTTGGTGGTAAAGGAAATATTCAAGCGATCGCAGAAGCTCTTTATGATGTTGCTAGAGAAAATGGTTTGCGATCGCCCGAACAGTTAAACCCTTGGTATTTTCCTAGTATTGGTGAGTACGCAACTTCTTTGGAACAGCATGGATTTGAAGTGCGTTATGCAGTTCTGTTCGATCGCCCCACACCATTAGAAGATGGAGATACAGGCTTGGCAAATTGGATTCGGATGTTTGGCGATCGCTTTTTGTCCGGGCTGTCTCTTGAGCAACAAACCCATGTTATTCATGCTGTGGAACAGCGTTTAAAACCAGTGCTTTATCAAAATGGCATATGGAAAGCTGATTATCGCAGAATCCGTGCGATCGCTATTAAAAATGATGTGTCTATTTGA